GCCGCCCGATCCACATGTTGAGGAGGAACACGACCTTCGCGGCGACAGGCATATCCGGGCCGGTGATCCCGGCGGAGAGGCCGACCGTGCTCTGTGCGCTCATGACCTCGAAGAGCGCGTACTCGGTCGGAATCTCCGTCGGAAGCGTCGCGAGGAGGACGGTCAGTCCCACCGCGAGGAAGATCAGCCAGAGGAGCAACACGATCGCCGCCTCCTCGAGTTCTCTGCTCGCCTGATCTTCGTCGAGCGATCGATCCCCGATTCGGAGCCGTCGCACTGCGGAACTCGGGGTGAACACGCCGGCGATACGCCACCGGGAACCTTTCACGAGCGTGATCGCGCGGATGAGTTTGATTCCACCGACCGTCGACCCGGCGGCGGCACCGGTGAGCATTCCTGCACAGACGATCAGCGTCGCGTCGGCGGTCCAGACCTGTTCCGTCCCGTTTCCGATCGCCGTCGTGCCGAACCCAGCGTTCGACGTCCCGGAGACGAACTGGAAGAGTCCGTATCGAAACGCGTCCTCGAAGCTATCGTACGTGCCACGGAGGTAGAGAGTCCCCGTCAGGACGATCGAGCCGATACTGAACCAGATGAAGACCCACCGGGTCTGAACGTCCGCATAGAGGTTCCTGATCTCGCCTTTGAATAGCAGGTAGTGGACGGGGAAGGCGATGCTGCCCGCGACCATCACCGGGATGACCGCGTACTCGATGAGCGGACTGCCGTAGTGACCGATCGAGTCGGCGTGAATCGAGAATCCGCCGGTCGAAATACCGGTCATCGCGTGATTGATTGCCCCCCACAGCGGCATCCCGGCCGCGAGGAACAACCCGATAGCCCCGATCGTGAGGACGAGGTAAATCTTCCAGATTTCGTGCACTGTCGAGACGATACTGGGATGGATCTTCGTCGATCGGGCCTCGCTCTCGTACAGCGTGAGCGACCCACTCCCCGGTCGTGCGAGGACGGCGACCGTCAGCACGATGACCCCGACGCCGCCGATCCACTCAGTGAACGACCGCCACCACTGCATCGTTGCGGTGAGTTCCTCTTCCGTGTTCGCCATCGTCAGCCCCGTCGAGGTGAATCCGCTGAGACTCTCGAAAACGCCGTTCAGCGGATCCTGGAACTCGGCGGTCGTCTCGTTGAGCGGTGGCGTGTTCGCCCACGTCGGGAACGGGTCGATAGCGATCGTCCACGCGACGAGAAGCAAGGGGAGCGCGCCGAGGACGCCGACGGCCGCCCACGCGGCCGCTGCGGTAAGCATCCCGTGGAGTTTGTCCGAGTCCGGCGCGTCGGCGAACCAGCGAGAGAGGCTCCCGCCGACTGCGAGCATCACGAAGCCCGACCCCACGAGCGCCGGGATCGCGTAGTACTCACGATGTAGTATCGCCACGGGAATCGAGACGAACGCCATGAGGGAGACGATCTGGACGATCCCTCCGACGTCCCGTCCCACCGTTCGAAACTGGACCCTCATTCGTGATTCCCGGTAAACGCCATCACGGCATCGTCCAGCGTAGCATCGTCGGTAAACACCGTTACCTGGTCGCCCGCGTGAACCGTCGTCTCTCCTCTCGGCGCTCGAATCTCCCCGTCGCGCTCGAGTGCGACGACGAGACAGCCGTCTGGAAGCGCTCCCGACTCTTTTGCCGTCGCGAGCAGTTGTCCGTTCATCCGCGCGTCCTCGGTGACGGTCAGTTCCACCAGTTCGGTCTGATCGTCGAGATCGATGAAGTCACTGACGTTCGGATACCGGACGGAGTGATAGAGATAGTCCGCGATCAGTCGCTGCGGATTCTCGATCATGTTGACGCCGATCTTCTCGAAGACGGGGAGGTTTTCGGGCTCGTGGACGACGCTGACCAGGTTCGGGACGTCGTGTTCCTGGGCGAGTAACATCACCATGATGTTGACCGCGTCGACGTCAGTGGTCGAAATGACGGCGTCCGCACGGTCGATCTCCGCGTCTCTGAGCGTCCCGTGGTTCGTCGCGTCGTCGTTGAGGACGAGACAGTCATGCTCCGTCGAGACCTCGTTCGCTCGTTCCTCGTCAGTCTCGATGACGACGACGTCGTTGCCGCCGTTCACTGCGAGGTCGATCAGATTCGAACCGATGCTTCCCGCGCCGATGATTACGAGGTACATGTATTAGTTCACCAGTCTACGAATCGCATTCGTTACATCGAGAGCGTATCGATGGGCTACTGTTTTCCTAGTAAGCGATTGGATACGTCCGTATAAAAGAGTCGGTTCGGGAAATCGCCCGACTGAGTCCCGATTCAGCGTCGAATTCCTCTGGCTTGGCGATGCCAGGAACAGTTGTGGAACACACCTATTGGTCCAGTCATCCTCTATGGGAGTAGAAAGACTATGTCGTCAAACGTACTCGTTCCGATCAGCCTGCCGGATCCGGAATCAGTCCCGGCGTCACTCGTCGAGTTGCTTTCCTCCACGAGCGTCTTCGTCCTCGGGGTATACGACGTTCCCGACCAGACCGCACTCGAACTGGCTCGCGATACCGACCGGGGAGAAAACGAGAAGCGGATCAACACGGCCGTGGATCAGTTCAGCGAGGTCGGCGCCGAGGTCACGTCGAAAATCGTCTTCACTCACGATCGCCGTGAGACGATCGATCGTGTGGCCACGGAGGAAGACTGCAACGTCATTCTCGTGCCGAATCACGCCGGTCGGATGGAGTGGGTTTTGGTCCCCCTTCGCGGTGACGCGAACCTCGAGCGGATCACCGACTTCGTGGACGACTTAACCACCGACGTGTTGCAGAAGGTGAGTCTGGTCCACGTGGCAGAATCGGAAACGGACCGAGAGGAAGGGAAAGCGCTCATCGAGAACGGGCGCCAGAAACTGGTCGAAGCGGGAATAGACGATCGGTTGATCGACACCGATCTCGTCGTGTCCGATGACGTGGTCGGAACGGTTACCGAACGAGCAAAGGATTACGATACGATCGTCATGGGGGGAACCGAACCGTCCCTCCTGGACCGTATCTTCGGTGATATTCCACACCGAATCAGTCAGGAGACCGGGTGTCCCGTCTTCGTCATTCCTCCTGAAATGTAGATGGAATCAGCAGTCGAGTTGCGCGCTGTCGCTCGATGCGCCTCAAAACACTACGAGAAACGGTAGAGAGACCGACTGACGTCATCGAATATCCGATCAGCATACGCTGATCATCGAGCGAACGTCGGTTTGGCTCATCAGCACGTATGCGTTCTACGATCGGCTCTACTGGAGACGGCCAGTAGAACGCGATCGGTGTACGAGTCGTGTTAACCGAACGAATACCGCGTCAGTGAACGTAGGCGATGAACTGGTTGACCGTTTCGTCACTGCCCGCGACGATGAGCGTATCGTCTTCCCGAACGGTGAACTCCGGACCCATGTCCGTCGAGAGCTGTTCCCCACGCTCGACCGCAACGACGGTACACCCCGTTCGCGAACGGACGTCGGCCTCGCCGAGCGTTCGGCCGACGATGGCCGGTGCAGCCGTCCGGACGATTTCGAACTGCGTCTCCGGCGTCAGTACCTCTTCGTCCTCGAGTAACACCGAGGGGAGCATCCGGCGAAGCCGGCCGTCGTCAGCGACTCGATGACGGTCTGGACCGACTGCACGAGCGTCAGTTGCACCCCCTCGTACGTCGCCATCGCCCACTGGTAGACGAACGCGTAGACGAGAATGATGCCGAGGACTGCCACGAGCGAGAAAACGACCCGTCGCCACCACGTATTCGTTCGGCACACGAACGGTGAGGGTACGGAAATCGGACGGTCCGTTAGTGACCGCGCTGTCGTCTCGAAACTCGCCCGTGATCCACCGGCTGTCACCGCGACCCCCAGCTTGAATCGACGATCGAAGCATGCAGATAAAACGACTTTGTCGGACGAGGCCCTACGTCGACCATGGATGTCCTCGTCGCCGTAGACGACTCGGAAGAAGCCCGGCAGGCGCTCGAACACGCGCTCGAGACGTTTCCCGACGCCGCGATACGAGTCGTCACCGTCCTCGAGGTAGAGCTCTCGGATATGCCGGGCAGCTCCGACGCATCGGCGGAAGACGCGGCCCGCGAAGACGCCGAGGAAATCCTCTCCGACGCGGTGGCGATCGCCGAGGAGTACGGCCAGACCGTCGAGACGGACGTCGTTACCGGCCACCCTGCGAAGGCGACGGTCTCGTTCGCCGACGAACGAGACGTCGATCACATCGTCATCGGGAGTCGCGGGAAGGGCGGCGTGAAACGGGTCCTGCTCGGGAGCGTCGCCGAGACGGTCGTCCGCCGGGCGGACTGTCCCGTGACGGTCGTCCGGTGATTCGTCACTCGTTTTCGCTGTAATCGACGGCGTCACTCGTACGATCGGCCTCGCCTTCCTCCCTGCGCTCGGTCCCGTCCACGGTGTCCGCCTCGAGTCGTGACCCCATTCGCTCCGCAATTCCGAGCTGGTCTTCCGGCAATTCGGACTCCTTGCCGGGTCTGGCAGGAACGTAGGCGCGCCCGGCGAGCCCGCCGATAAACCACTCCCGCACCGTCAGCTGTCGTTCGGCTCCGTCCTGGCGAGCGGCCTCGAGACGGCGTTCGGTCGTCTGGAAGTAGTTGACGACCGTCACGAGCAGGACGCCGCCGATGGTGTTGCCGAGCAGGACCGGCAGGACGAACTGGCTCATCCCCGCGTAGAGCGCGATTCGTCCGTTGAACACGAGGTACATCACCTCGGTGATGGAGACGACGACGTGGAACAGATCCGCAAACGGGATCATGAGAAACGCCATGTAGACGAGGAAGAACCGGGTGATAGTGTCGCGGGACGCGAAGTCGAGCCAGACGACGCCGGCGACGATCAGTCCGGCGAACGCGGCCTTGAAGAACAGGTCCCAGAAGGGCGTCTCCATTCCTTTCATGGCGATCTCGGTGGCCGCGATGGACGCGTCGTGGGAGAAGACGCCGGTGAACGCGAGCACGAGCGCGCCGAACGTTCCGCCGACGAAGTTTCCGATCAGGACCACCGTCCAGACGCGAAAGAGTGCCGGGAGACTCGCCAGCCGCTCGAGGACGAGCGCGACCGGCGGCAGGGTGTTCTCCGTGTAGAGCTGATAGCCGCCCAGGATGATGTAGATGAAGCCGATCGGATAGAGGAACCCGCTCAGAACCGGATCTCCGTCGTATTTGGCGTACATCGAGGCGTATATCAGGAACGTCAGCGTGATCGCGAATCCGGCGGCGAGAGCACTGAAGAACAGCTCGCGGAGCCCGGTGTCGATCTCGTCGTCCGCCGCGGCGATAATCCGCTGGAAGACCTCGTTGCTCTCGAAGCGATCCCGGACGACCGCACCGACCGCCGGTGCGCCGTGGCGCGACTGTTCGACGCTCTTTCGAAGCGAGTCGTCGGGATCGTCTTCGCTCATTATGCCGCCTTCCGGGCTCACCGGTGAAAACGCCTGTCATCTGCGTGTCAGCGGTCTCCGGAGTCTACACTGGCAGCACGTTCCCGTTCCGGCCAGCTTCGACACTGCTCGAGTCGCCGGATCGGACTCGTAGCCGGCGGATACCGCGGGACCTGCTTCCTGTGCATCGTCACGATGCGCACAGTGACCGCTCGCCACCGGCGATAGACTCTCTATCCTGGCCATTGTACAGATCAGTATGCCAGAAGAAGTACTCTTCAAGTTCGAACGCTCGATGGAGCGCGCAGAGATCGCGGACTACCTCCGAACGGTCGCAGATTCGGTCGAGAGCGGCGACGTGACGCTCGACGCCGGCGACGAATCCGTCACCATGTCACCGCCGGCGCGTCCGACCTTCGAGATCAAGGCCGAACGGGAAACCTCGAGTTCCGGCGGGCCGGCCGAACTCAGCGTCGAGTTCGAACTCGAGTGGGACGAGGGCGACGAGGGCGACGAGAGCGGTGACGGCGAACTTCGGATACAGTAGCTAGAGATCGACGAGCCAGACCCGGTACTCCTCGGGGAGGCCGTAGGCGCGTCGGAACACCGCGTCGAGAAACTGCCCGATCCGGTTCGGGTCCGCCTTCGCGCTGATTCGAACGTTGACGCCGTCGGCCTCCTCGGGCCGATTCAGTTCGTCTATTTTGAACACCGGATACTCCGAGAGCAGTCCCTTGAGTTCCTCGAGTTCCGCATCGGTACAGTCGAGGTTGATCGTTCCGTCGGCGAACTGGATCCACGGGGTTCCCAGATCGGGATCGGTTCCCTTCGCCTGCGCGAGCGATTCCTCGTCGGCTTCGAACGTCACGAACCCGCTTCCGCGTTCTCGGTGGGCCTGGATTCCCTCGGCGTACAGCTTTCGCCGGTCCGTCGGATCGACGGCATCGAATCGAGTCATACCCGTAGAGATGTGCCCGATTCTTTAAGCCTTTATGTGGTGCTGGCGAACGGGGAGATATGGCACAGCCACGAATCCTGATTCTGGGGGCGCCCGGAGCGGGAAAAGGAACCCAGAGCGCAAAGATCGCGGAGGAGTTCGACGTCGAGCACGTCACGACCGGCGACGCACTTCGTGCGAACAAGGGCATGGACATCTCCGACATGGACACGGAGTACGACACGCCACGTGAGTACATGGACCAGGGCGAGCTCGTGCCCGACGAGGTCGTCAACGCCATCGTCGACGAGGCCCTCTCCCAGGCCGACGGCTTCGTCCTCGACGGCTACCCGCGCAACTTAGAGCAGGCCGAAGAACTCGAGGACATGACCGACCTCGACGTCGTCCTCTACCTCGACGTCGGCGAGGACGAACTCGTCCACCGCCTGACCGGCCGTCGGATGGACCCCGAGACGGGCGATATCTACCACATCGAGTACAACCCGCCGGAGGACCCCGAGGTCGAAGAGCGACTCGAGCAGCGGGACGACGACACCGAGGACACGGTCAAAGAACGGCTGCGCGTCTACCGAGAGAACACCGAGCCGGTGATCGAACATTACGAGGACGAGGGCGTGCTCGAGCGCGTCGACGGCGCGCAGGCGCCGGACGAGGTCTGGGAGGACGTGAAGGCGACGATAGACCAGTCGGCCTAATTTAATAACGAGCTATTTATTCGTCACTTTCACGTCGTAGTGGGCCACATTTACATACGTCAATTGTGGTGGAGGTACGTATCCGTCCGGATATGCGGTAAGATTCGCATCTTGAAGGCTATCGTCGTACTCTATATCTTGGGCATTAGCCTGGAAGTGCACAGAATGGGCAATGATCGATCCGGTAAATTTGGGATTTGAAAGGAGACAAACCTGATGGCCAGAACAATGCTTATTATCTATTACTTTGTTTTCTCCCTCAAAGTAGTCTGTTGGTGTAAAAATAGTTCCTACGTAAGTGCCGCCGGTGATTCCAACAGAGGTGTCTGGCGTGCCAAACAATTGTAACTGCTCGGCCTGGCGTTCGCCGTCTATTTCTTCGGGCTTAACATCTCCACCACTCATCTCAAAATTACCCGTCGTGTATATTTTTAGTGAGTTATTTGGGCTATTTTCGTTCTCCCAATCTCTGACAGAGAGACCTTCGTCATTTAGATCGACATCACCGTCGACAAGAATCGTCGCGTTTCCATCTGAGAGGTTAACGACGAGTTCATCGTTGAGGGATACCTCTCCTGCCAAGTGCGTCCCATTCTCTATTTGCTCACTTCCGTCAATGACCCCCTGTTCTTCGATGTCATCCCCCTCTTCACCGAACTCATTATTTTCAGCGTCTTCGATCATCTCGTGAATCGTATTATTGAGATCACCGAACGATCCCGGATTGAGTTCGATTTCTTCTTCGACGCTATCACTACCACTTCCCTGCTCGCTCCAGCTTTCAGAATAGGTCACTCCCTCTTCGAACGCATCTTCCATCTCGAGGTGTCCAAGCGTAACGGTCAGAATCGCTGAATCCCCTTCTGCGGGTTCGATGTTCCGGACGACCGCATTACTGGCCTGCTGTTCGAAATACGTCGCCCATCCACGCCAGTATTCACTTTTGATTATAAGATCAACGCTCTCGTCTTCGACAACGTTCGTTTCGGCGTACGCTGTTGTCTCATTGTGAGACATGGATATATCGCCGGTACCGAGCTGTTCGTCACCAGAAACGGTGATAACAGGGAGCGTCAACGTCTCACTGTGAAAATCATAATAGATCGGAGGGGAGGATACCACGCGCGTTTCTTCCCCCGTTTCACGGAACACTGCACCTGATTCGTAGGCGATCTTCGTTCCACTATCGCTCTCGTATTCGATCGTTCCGAACGTAAGATTGAGATCTTGTTTTAAGCCATCTGATTCAACTCGCATATATCCGGTTTCGTCCCGGGCGATGGCTCCGTCTTCACCGGCATCAAGATTGATCGTGTTCGCAGTATCAGAGTTAAACGACGTTTCTGATAGGGACTGGCTCATTTTTACGAACGACAGTTCAACCCGTTCTTCCTCCGTCTGATGCTCGGTCGTGGTCAGGAGGTCACCTCCGACCACGAGGATTCCGGCGCTGGCGACGGCGACCATTCCGATCAGTATCACGAACCCGATTAATGCCGCCTGACCGCGCTCCGTCGAAATGGTTGCTCCGTCGCCAACATCACTCATATGTTCCTAGAGGAATGGTGGCGATAATAAAACTCTCGGCTGATAGAATCATTCGCCGCCGTTTATTCCACCCGTTCTCCGGAGGACGGAAAGGAAACTCGAGCAGCGAACGAACGACGGCCGTGAGCGACGCAGAGAGCCCCGAACAGTTCGGTTATCGAATCTTCTCCGCCGCGAGGGAGCGAAACCCGGCATCCCCGAAGATAAACACTTGTATATCGGACGTACCCTAGCCTTCGTCAGATGACGCGTACAGCCGAGAAGATCAACGCCCTCGTCCGCGAGGATTCCTCGATGACGGATGCCCTCGAGGCCATCCGCGAGGAGGCCGACAGGAACGGTGGCGAGGTCCAGTGGGGCGATGTCAACGACGACCTGACCAGCGGGCAGTGGGGTCGACTGATCGAAAAAGGCGTGCTGGTCGACGGCGACCAGGGGTTCGAAATCGCCGACCGCGAGGCCTACGACGAGGCGCTCGACGGAGACGGTGAGACCGACGGCGTTCCGGACGTCGATATCGACGAAGAGGAGGCGAGCTGGTCGCAGTGGGACAAGATGGCCGGCGCCGGTTCGGTGCTGTTGATGGTCGGCTACTGGTTTAACTCAGTGCGGGATACGGTCGGGAGTACGATCAACATGGCGCTCGGGCCGCTCGATGCAGCGCTGCCGTTCTACGCCGTGATCCTCTCCGTCGCGCTGCTGACCGGTCTCTACTCGACGCTCCTGCAAGCGAACCTGATGAACCCCGACCGCATCGGGAAGTACCAGGAGCGGATGAAGGCGATGCAAGAGAAACAGAAGGACGTCCGCGAGCGCAAAGAAGAGGCCGAAGAGCGCGGCGCGAGCGAGGCCGAGATCGAACGCCTTGAGAACGAGATGGAGCGCGCCCGCGAAGAGCAGATGGAGGCCATGGCCGACAACATCGGGATGTTCAAAGAGCAGTTCAGACCGATGGTCTGGATCATGCTGTTTACGATCCCGCTGTTCCTTTGGATGTACTGGAAGATCCAGAGCGCGGGCATCGCCGACGCCGAGGCGACGATCATCATGCCGATCGTCGGCGAGACCGGCTGGAACGAGGGCCTACTCGGTCCGATGCAGGCATGGATCGTCTGGTACTTCCTGTGCTCGATGGGCTTTACGCAACTGCTTCGCAAGTCCCTGAACATCGACATGACGCCGTCGAGCGCCTGAATCCGGCGCCGACCCCTTCTCTGCAGTTACCGCCCTCGTCGCGATCGTCGCGGCGTGGTCCCCCGTCACACGCTCACGGGCGTGTTTCGTCGGTGGATTCAAAACCCATTTTACCCGTCCCGTCGCAGTTTGGATATGTTACTCACCGTCTCCGGCCCGCCGGGAAGCGGGAAGAGTACGACTGCGGAGTTGCTCGCCGACGCATTCGATCTCGACCACGTCAGCGGCGGCGACATCTTCCGTGAGCTAGCCGACGAGCGCGGCTACACCCCTCTCGAGTTCAACAAACTCGCGGAGGAGAACGAGTCGATCGACCGCGACCTCGATCGTCGGCTGCGCGAAATCGCCATCGAAGAGGACGACCTCGTGCTCGAGTCGCGCCTGGCCGGCTGGCTCGCCGGCGATCACGCCGACTTCCGATTCTGGCTCGACGCGCCGGCGGGAGTCCGCGGCTATCGGATCGCCGAACGGGAGGAGAAGGATCCCGAACGGGCGACCGAGGAGACGAAGGCGCGCGAGGCGAGCGAGGCCCAGCGGTACCAGGAGTACTACGGGATCGACATCCGGGATCTGACGATCTACGATCTCTCCGTGAACACCGCTCGCTGGGAGCCCGACGCCGTCCTCGACATGCTCGTGACCGCCGTCGACGAGTACGAGCCAAACGGTGACGAAGGAAAGGCGACCGTCACCGGCGTCGACTACGACTTCTAATGGCACTTCGTGGCCCACCCGAGGAGCGATCGCCCGCCGACCTCCTGACCTTCGGCGTCGTCAACCTCGACAAACCGCCCGGACCGTCCTCCCACCAGGTGAGCGGCTGGCTCCGGGATACCGTTGCGGACACGCTGGCCGAACGCGACGCGGGGACGATCGACCAGGCGGCTCACGCCGGCACCCTCGATCCGAAGGTGACCGGCTGCCTCCCGATCATGCTCGGCGACGCGACGCGACTCGCACAGACGTTCCTCGAGGGCGCGAAGGAGTACGTCGCCGTCCTCGAGTGCCACGGCCCCGTTCCGGCCGACGTCGAGTCGATCGCCGTCGAGTTCGAGGGCCCGATCTATCAGAAGCCGCCGCGAAAGAGCGCCGTCTCGCGTCGCCTTCGCGTGCGCGAAATTTACGACCTCGAGGTGCTCGAGGCCGACGATCGACAGGCGCTCGTGCGAATTCGGTGTGAGAGCGGGACCTACGTCCGAAAACTCTGTCACGATCTCGGCCTCGCGCTGGGGACGGGCGGTCATATGGGACACCTCCGGCGGACGGCGACGACGCCGTTCGACGACTCGACGCTGCACACCGCCCAGGAGTTCTACGACGCGCTCGCCTTCTGGCTCGAGGACGACGATCCGGAGCCGCTGTTCGAGGTCGTCGAGCCGGCCGAGCGGATTCTCGAGCACATTCCGAGCGTGATGATCGCCGAGAGCGCGGCCCAGCAGGTCGCGACGGGCGCGCCGGTCTACGCGCCGGGCGTACTCGAGGCGGACGACGCCGACCGCGGCTCCCTCGTCGCCTGCTATACGCCGAACGGGGCGGCGGTGTGTCTCGGCGAACTGGTCGGCGAGCCGGACGCCGAGAGCGGCGCCGTCGTCGATCTCGAGCGCGTGTTGGTGTGATACCGGCGACCAACTCACCTCTCACGGGGTTCTCGAATACCGAGGCCGAGAGCAGCGAGGTGCGTCGACGGGCCGCTCTTTGGTACCGTCCTATACGAGTGGCTCGAGGACGTTCTCTCTTCGGAACAGGGCGGGCTCGCGCCGTATCTCCGGGAAACGCTTCCGGAAGGGGTGTTGACAACCGACGTCGCCGGCGTGACGTTCCTCGACGTGATCAACGCGGTCGTCGACGGCCGCAGCCAGCTGTACCTCGGAATCGTCTTCGTGCTGTTCGTGCTGTTCGTCCCGAACGGGCTGCTCGGTTCGATCCGGGACCGTCTCGGCGGCACCGTCGCGAAACGGCTTCCGGCGCATCTGGAGCGGTACCGTCGCTGACGGCCGCCGTGGTGCGCTCGCGTTCTCTTTTGCGGGGGTATCGTCCCTCGACTCGAGCCGGACTGGATTCGAGTCGTGTCGTTTCTCTCGAGGTGGCTCGCTGCTTCCAAAACGACACGCTTAAACGATAGACGGCCATCGATCTACGTACGGGACCGTGGGGTAGTGGTATCCTCTGCGGATGGGGTCCGTAGGACCCGAGTTCAATTCTCGGCGGTCCCATATTCCGTCGCGAACAAACTCGTGAGCGACAGCACTCTGGAACGAGCCGAGAATTGAGCACGCAAGTCGCAGCGTCCGAGCGAAGCGAGGACGACCGTCTTGCATCTGTTCAATTCTCGGCGGTCCCATTTTCACGACGCAACGAACGAGGGAGCGTAGCGACCGTTGTGACGCGAGGAGTGGAAATGGGAGCAGGGAGCAGCTTCGCTGCGACCGTGCTGGACGCGCTCGTCGCAAATGTGTTCTCCGGCGGGTCGATCAACACGAAACACTACGCCCCGTCGTTTGCACTGAACCACCGCGGCGAAGACGCTCACGTTCTCGATGCGCTCGATCTGGTCGGCGTCGACTATCGGATCGTCGACGACCGTCACGAGCGGGCCGATGAAGTCTGGCCGACCGAAGACGGAACTGTTCTCGGGCGGGTATTGGCTGTTCTCGGTGCGCCTGTTGGACAAGAGCGGAACAGCGTCTGGAACTCCCGGTGTATCTCGACGACGCGCCTACCGACGTTCGGGAAACGTTCGTCGTTTGCTATCTCGAGAACCGAGCGACAGAGCCCCGCGGCGGTGTCACTACGTTTCGAGAAGAACGCAACGAATCGTATCTGCTCGCATTTGCAAACTGATCGAAGACGTGAGTGACGGACCAGTGCGGGTTTCCGAAAAGAACGTATTTTATCGCAGGAAGCGACGCAGAACCTTGGCGTCGTTCGGTGAACGGGTAGATTACCCGTTCAATCCGATTCGAGGTCGTCGGCATCCAACTCTCCAACCAAGTACGCCTGACCTCGGCCGGTAATCTCGTAGAGTCCCTCGTCGACGCGATTAACGAGCCCCGCCTCGTGAAGTTTCCCGAGGCGGGTACTCAGATAGTGGCGCGAGTAGTCCAGGTTGACCGATAGTACTCGAGGCGAGAGAACGAGAGCACTATCCGCGAGAGTCTCGAGGAGACGATCGTCCGCTTGCGTCATCCACGAGACGCTCGGCCTTCGCATACTGGTACGTCATCGGCTGGCATTTTATCAATACTGGTTGGTTCGCTCGACAGCAACAGATGTTGTGCTCTGTCGTAACGAGCGGTCGGTTGAGTGGGGTGAGCGGAACGGTTCGGTGTCGGTGAACGGAAGCCGGACAGACCCGACGGTCGCCGGTCGGGTTCTCGTCAGAAACGCGAACCCGGTATTCGAGGCACCGGCCCGTCTGGTTCCCGTGAGGGAGACGGAACGCGACAGCGAACGATCCCGCTCGAGTAGATCCGTCGACCGGCCGACCGCCCGCGCCTTCGACGGCGATCAGCGGCTTTATCGGGATTCACTCCCGATCAATCGGCTATGACGGTCGTTCTCGCCGGTGTCGGTGCGGACAGCACGAACCTCGGTGCGCTGGGGCCGCTGTACGACGACGGCGGCTTCGAGTACGTGCCGATCCCCGAGAAAACTCGCGAGACGGACGAAACCGAAACGCTCGGCTCGTGGTCGCTCCGGGGAGACGACGGGGTTGCAGCCGATCTGACGACCCGGATCGAACCCCAGCCGGTCCGCGGCGGACTCGAGGCCGTCTCCGGCGGCGACCTCGCGTCCTGGCCGTTCCACCGCGATCCGAACTTCGAGGCGCTGACCTACGGCGAGCACCGGACCAGC
This DNA window, taken from Natronococcus sp. CG52, encodes the following:
- a CDS encoding RNA-guided pseudouridylation complex pseudouridine synthase subunit Cbf5 — encoded protein: MALRGPPEERSPADLLTFGVVNLDKPPGPSSHQVSGWLRDTVADTLAERDAGTIDQAAHAGTLDPKVTGCLPIMLGDATRLAQTFLEGAKEYVAVLECHGPVPADVESIAVEFEGPIYQKPPRKSAVSRRLRVREIYDLEVLEADDRQALVRIRCESGTYVRKLCHDLGLALGTGGHMGHLRRTATTPFDDSTLHTAQEFYDALAFWLEDDDPEPLFEVVEPAERILEHIPSVMIAESAAQQVATGAPVYAPGVLEADDADRGSLVACYTPNGAAVCLGELVGEPDAESGAVVDLERVLV
- a CDS encoding DUF106 domain-containing protein — protein: MTRTAEKINALVREDSSMTDALEAIREEADRNGGEVQWGDVNDDLTSGQWGRLIEKGVLVDGDQGFEIADREAYDEALDGDGETDGVPDVDIDEEEASWSQWDKMAGAGSVLLMVGYWFNSVRDTVGSTINMALGPLDAALPFYAVILSVALLTGLYSTLLQANLMNPDRIGKYQERMKAMQEKQKDVRERKEEAEERGASEAEIERLENEMERAREEQMEAMADNIGMFKEQFRPMVWIMLFTIPLFLWMYWKIQSAGIADAEATIIMPIVGETGWNEGLLGPMQAWIVWYFLCSMGFTQLLRKSLNIDMTPSSA
- the cmk gene encoding (d)CMP kinase, which encodes MLLTVSGPPGSGKSTTAELLADAFDLDHVSGGDIFRELADERGYTPLEFNKLAEENESIDRDLDRRLREIAIEEDDLVLESRLAGWLAGDHADFRFWLDAPAGVRGYRIAEREEKDPERATEETKAREASEAQRYQEYYGIDIRDLTIYDLSVNTARWEPDAVLDMLVTAVDEYEPNGDEGKATVTGVDYDF
- a CDS encoding MarR family transcriptional regulator; its protein translation is MTQADDRLLETLADSALVLSPRVLSVNLDYSRHYLSTRLGKLHEAGLVNRVDEGLYEITGRGQAYLVGELDADDLESD